One window of Pelobates fuscus isolate aPelFus1 chromosome 9, aPelFus1.pri, whole genome shotgun sequence genomic DNA carries:
- the PIP5KL1 gene encoding phosphatidylinositol 4-phosphate 5-kinase-like protein 1 isoform X2: MERLNKTRPVTGSRVSGESRGSSRRRRLFWKLRQRWKLLGLFEIDREHEFYPLTCDLKEGLKDAIQDVICSDATQTALTDDDYSAKLTQGHEGYVMRTYAGPVFSHFRQSLGLSEESYSRSLSACGLFLQFISNSKSKADFFLTNDKRFFLKTQSKREVHFLLQILRKYIQHFQAYPHSLLVKIVGVHSISRAQDKKKYFIIMQSVFFPDERITGRYDIKGCHVSRWTEPEPEGSRVLQVFKDLNFEGNVICLDQQRQWFLRQMELDTRFLQDLNVLDYSLLVGFQLLHPDEKNQNWSLANLIVRTKRSVNGAGSPTTSHSASVPGTVEEENSTDKEDDGTEFSGTPEMTSGGRIPLKKIGPQVSTVSDISNVIAQNRRLLPNYRNPLHVMDGPELRYFIGIIDIFTVYGLRKRLEHVWKSMRYRGQEFSTVSPSKYSRRLYSWAETHTV; the protein is encoded by the exons ATGGAGAGGCTTAATAAGACTAGACCTGTAACAGGAAGCAGAGTATCT GGAGAGTCCCGCGGAAGTTCCAGGCGCCGACGGCTCTTCTGGAAACTACGGCAACGTTGGAAGCTTCTCGGGCTCTTTGAGATCGACAGGGAGCATGAGTTCTACCCATTGACTTGTGACCTAAAGGAAGGGTTAAAGGATGCCATACAAGATGTCATCTGCAGCGATGCTACG caaaccgCACTTACAGATGACGATTACAGTGCGAAGCTCACGCAAGGCCATGAG GGCTATGTGATGCGGACGTACGCTGGACCGGTGTTCTCCCACTTTCGACAATCTCTAGGCCTGTCGGAGGAAAGTTACAGTCGTTCTCTGTCCGCCTGTGGTTTGTTCCTGCAGTTCATTAGCAACTCTAAAAGCAAAGCCGACTTCTTCCTAAC AAATGACAAGCGGTTCTTCCTGAAGACACAAAGTAAGAGAGAGGTTCACTTCCTACTGCAAATCCTCCGAAAATACATTCAGCATTTTCAGGCGTACCCCCACTCCCTGCTGGTAAAGATCGTAG GCGTTCACAGTATCTCCAGGGCTCAAGATAAAAAG AAATATTTCATCATTATGCAGAGTGTCTTCTTCCCAGATGAGCGGATCACAGGACG ATATGATATTAAAGGCTGTCACGTTAGCCGCTGGACTGAACCAGAGCCTGAAGGAAGCAGGGTCCTTCAAGTCTTTAAAGACCTGAATTTTGAAGGAAATGTTATCTGCCTTG ATCAACAACGGCAGTGGTTCCTGCGGCAGATGGAATTGGACACACGGTTCTTGCAGGACCTCAATGTGTTGGATTACAGCCTCCTGGTTGGCTTCCAGCTGCTGCACCCGGATGAGAAGAATCAAAACTGGTCTCTGGCGAACCTCATTGTTCGCACCAAAAG GTCTGTTAATGGGGCAGGAAGCCCTACGACTTCACATTCTGCGTCCGTTCCAGGTACTGTAGAAGAAGAGAACTCCACGGACAAAGAAGATGACGGGACTGAATTTAGTGGCACCCCAGAAATGACATCAGGGGGTCGTATTCCTCTTAAGAAGATTGGGCCCCAGGTCAGCACTGTGTCTGATATTTCTAATGTTATAGCACAGAATCGCAGATTGCTACCCAATTACAGAAACCCATTGCATGTGATGGATGGGCCAGAATTGAGGTACTTCATCGGTATCATAGACATCTTCACAGTTTATGGACTGAGAAAAAGGCTGGAACATGTGTGGAAGAGCATGCGCTATCGTGGGCAGGAATTCTCCACTGTTAGCCCCTCCAAGTACTCACGCAGGCTTTACAGTTGGGCAGAAACACATACAGTATGA
- the PIP5KL1 gene encoding phosphatidylinositol 4-phosphate 5-kinase-like protein 1 isoform X1 yields the protein MDGEGRRDSVNCGVTKEGESRGSSRRRRLFWKLRQRWKLLGLFEIDREHEFYPLTCDLKEGLKDAIQDVICSDATQTALTDDDYSAKLTQGHEGYVMRTYAGPVFSHFRQSLGLSEESYSRSLSACGLFLQFISNSKSKADFFLTNDKRFFLKTQSKREVHFLLQILRKYIQHFQAYPHSLLVKIVGVHSISRAQDKKKYFIIMQSVFFPDERITGRYDIKGCHVSRWTEPEPEGSRVLQVFKDLNFEGNVICLDQQRQWFLRQMELDTRFLQDLNVLDYSLLVGFQLLHPDEKNQNWSLANLIVRTKRSVNGAGSPTTSHSASVPGTVEEENSTDKEDDGTEFSGTPEMTSGGRIPLKKIGPQVSTVSDISNVIAQNRRLLPNYRNPLHVMDGPELRYFIGIIDIFTVYGLRKRLEHVWKSMRYRGQEFSTVSPSKYSRRLYSWAETHTV from the exons ATGGATGGGGAAGGAAGACGTGACTCCGTTAATTGTGGTGTGACTAAAGAG GGAGAGTCCCGCGGAAGTTCCAGGCGCCGACGGCTCTTCTGGAAACTACGGCAACGTTGGAAGCTTCTCGGGCTCTTTGAGATCGACAGGGAGCATGAGTTCTACCCATTGACTTGTGACCTAAAGGAAGGGTTAAAGGATGCCATACAAGATGTCATCTGCAGCGATGCTACG caaaccgCACTTACAGATGACGATTACAGTGCGAAGCTCACGCAAGGCCATGAG GGCTATGTGATGCGGACGTACGCTGGACCGGTGTTCTCCCACTTTCGACAATCTCTAGGCCTGTCGGAGGAAAGTTACAGTCGTTCTCTGTCCGCCTGTGGTTTGTTCCTGCAGTTCATTAGCAACTCTAAAAGCAAAGCCGACTTCTTCCTAAC AAATGACAAGCGGTTCTTCCTGAAGACACAAAGTAAGAGAGAGGTTCACTTCCTACTGCAAATCCTCCGAAAATACATTCAGCATTTTCAGGCGTACCCCCACTCCCTGCTGGTAAAGATCGTAG GCGTTCACAGTATCTCCAGGGCTCAAGATAAAAAG AAATATTTCATCATTATGCAGAGTGTCTTCTTCCCAGATGAGCGGATCACAGGACG ATATGATATTAAAGGCTGTCACGTTAGCCGCTGGACTGAACCAGAGCCTGAAGGAAGCAGGGTCCTTCAAGTCTTTAAAGACCTGAATTTTGAAGGAAATGTTATCTGCCTTG ATCAACAACGGCAGTGGTTCCTGCGGCAGATGGAATTGGACACACGGTTCTTGCAGGACCTCAATGTGTTGGATTACAGCCTCCTGGTTGGCTTCCAGCTGCTGCACCCGGATGAGAAGAATCAAAACTGGTCTCTGGCGAACCTCATTGTTCGCACCAAAAG GTCTGTTAATGGGGCAGGAAGCCCTACGACTTCACATTCTGCGTCCGTTCCAGGTACTGTAGAAGAAGAGAACTCCACGGACAAAGAAGATGACGGGACTGAATTTAGTGGCACCCCAGAAATGACATCAGGGGGTCGTATTCCTCTTAAGAAGATTGGGCCCCAGGTCAGCACTGTGTCTGATATTTCTAATGTTATAGCACAGAATCGCAGATTGCTACCCAATTACAGAAACCCATTGCATGTGATGGATGGGCCAGAATTGAGGTACTTCATCGGTATCATAGACATCTTCACAGTTTATGGACTGAGAAAAAGGCTGGAACATGTGTGGAAGAGCATGCGCTATCGTGGGCAGGAATTCTCCACTGTTAGCCCCTCCAAGTACTCACGCAGGCTTTACAGTTGGGCAGAAACACATACAGTATGA
- the PIP5KL1 gene encoding phosphatidylinositol 4-phosphate 5-kinase-like protein 1 isoform X4 gives MDRSMGESRGSSRRRRLFWKLRQRWKLLGLFEIDREHEFYPLTCDLKEGLKDAIQDVICSDATQTALTDDDYSAKLTQGHEGYVMRTYAGPVFSHFRQSLGLSEESYSRSLSACGLFLQFISNSKSKADFFLTNDKRFFLKTQSKREVHFLLQILRKYIQHFQAYPHSLLVKIVGVHSISRAQDKKKYFIIMQSVFFPDERITGRYDIKGCHVSRWTEPEPEGSRVLQVFKDLNFEGNVICLDQQRQWFLRQMELDTRFLQDLNVLDYSLLVGFQLLHPDEKNQNWSLANLIVRTKRSVNGAGSPTTSHSASVPGTVEEENSTDKEDDGTEFSGTPEMTSGGRIPLKKIGPQVSTVSDISNVIAQNRRLLPNYRNPLHVMDGPELRYFIGIIDIFTVYGLRKRLEHVWKSMRYRGQEFSTVSPSKYSRRLYSWAETHTV, from the exons ATGGACAGATCTATG GGAGAGTCCCGCGGAAGTTCCAGGCGCCGACGGCTCTTCTGGAAACTACGGCAACGTTGGAAGCTTCTCGGGCTCTTTGAGATCGACAGGGAGCATGAGTTCTACCCATTGACTTGTGACCTAAAGGAAGGGTTAAAGGATGCCATACAAGATGTCATCTGCAGCGATGCTACG caaaccgCACTTACAGATGACGATTACAGTGCGAAGCTCACGCAAGGCCATGAG GGCTATGTGATGCGGACGTACGCTGGACCGGTGTTCTCCCACTTTCGACAATCTCTAGGCCTGTCGGAGGAAAGTTACAGTCGTTCTCTGTCCGCCTGTGGTTTGTTCCTGCAGTTCATTAGCAACTCTAAAAGCAAAGCCGACTTCTTCCTAAC AAATGACAAGCGGTTCTTCCTGAAGACACAAAGTAAGAGAGAGGTTCACTTCCTACTGCAAATCCTCCGAAAATACATTCAGCATTTTCAGGCGTACCCCCACTCCCTGCTGGTAAAGATCGTAG GCGTTCACAGTATCTCCAGGGCTCAAGATAAAAAG AAATATTTCATCATTATGCAGAGTGTCTTCTTCCCAGATGAGCGGATCACAGGACG ATATGATATTAAAGGCTGTCACGTTAGCCGCTGGACTGAACCAGAGCCTGAAGGAAGCAGGGTCCTTCAAGTCTTTAAAGACCTGAATTTTGAAGGAAATGTTATCTGCCTTG ATCAACAACGGCAGTGGTTCCTGCGGCAGATGGAATTGGACACACGGTTCTTGCAGGACCTCAATGTGTTGGATTACAGCCTCCTGGTTGGCTTCCAGCTGCTGCACCCGGATGAGAAGAATCAAAACTGGTCTCTGGCGAACCTCATTGTTCGCACCAAAAG GTCTGTTAATGGGGCAGGAAGCCCTACGACTTCACATTCTGCGTCCGTTCCAGGTACTGTAGAAGAAGAGAACTCCACGGACAAAGAAGATGACGGGACTGAATTTAGTGGCACCCCAGAAATGACATCAGGGGGTCGTATTCCTCTTAAGAAGATTGGGCCCCAGGTCAGCACTGTGTCTGATATTTCTAATGTTATAGCACAGAATCGCAGATTGCTACCCAATTACAGAAACCCATTGCATGTGATGGATGGGCCAGAATTGAGGTACTTCATCGGTATCATAGACATCTTCACAGTTTATGGACTGAGAAAAAGGCTGGAACATGTGTGGAAGAGCATGCGCTATCGTGGGCAGGAATTCTCCACTGTTAGCCCCTCCAAGTACTCACGCAGGCTTTACAGTTGGGCAGAAACACATACAGTATGA
- the PIP5KL1 gene encoding phosphatidylinositol 4-phosphate 5-kinase-like protein 1 isoform X3: MLPGRACEGEGESRGSSRRRRLFWKLRQRWKLLGLFEIDREHEFYPLTCDLKEGLKDAIQDVICSDATQTALTDDDYSAKLTQGHEGYVMRTYAGPVFSHFRQSLGLSEESYSRSLSACGLFLQFISNSKSKADFFLTNDKRFFLKTQSKREVHFLLQILRKYIQHFQAYPHSLLVKIVGVHSISRAQDKKKYFIIMQSVFFPDERITGRYDIKGCHVSRWTEPEPEGSRVLQVFKDLNFEGNVICLDQQRQWFLRQMELDTRFLQDLNVLDYSLLVGFQLLHPDEKNQNWSLANLIVRTKRSVNGAGSPTTSHSASVPGTVEEENSTDKEDDGTEFSGTPEMTSGGRIPLKKIGPQVSTVSDISNVIAQNRRLLPNYRNPLHVMDGPELRYFIGIIDIFTVYGLRKRLEHVWKSMRYRGQEFSTVSPSKYSRRLYSWAETHTV, encoded by the exons ATGTTACCTGGTAGAGCATGTGAGGGGGAG GGAGAGTCCCGCGGAAGTTCCAGGCGCCGACGGCTCTTCTGGAAACTACGGCAACGTTGGAAGCTTCTCGGGCTCTTTGAGATCGACAGGGAGCATGAGTTCTACCCATTGACTTGTGACCTAAAGGAAGGGTTAAAGGATGCCATACAAGATGTCATCTGCAGCGATGCTACG caaaccgCACTTACAGATGACGATTACAGTGCGAAGCTCACGCAAGGCCATGAG GGCTATGTGATGCGGACGTACGCTGGACCGGTGTTCTCCCACTTTCGACAATCTCTAGGCCTGTCGGAGGAAAGTTACAGTCGTTCTCTGTCCGCCTGTGGTTTGTTCCTGCAGTTCATTAGCAACTCTAAAAGCAAAGCCGACTTCTTCCTAAC AAATGACAAGCGGTTCTTCCTGAAGACACAAAGTAAGAGAGAGGTTCACTTCCTACTGCAAATCCTCCGAAAATACATTCAGCATTTTCAGGCGTACCCCCACTCCCTGCTGGTAAAGATCGTAG GCGTTCACAGTATCTCCAGGGCTCAAGATAAAAAG AAATATTTCATCATTATGCAGAGTGTCTTCTTCCCAGATGAGCGGATCACAGGACG ATATGATATTAAAGGCTGTCACGTTAGCCGCTGGACTGAACCAGAGCCTGAAGGAAGCAGGGTCCTTCAAGTCTTTAAAGACCTGAATTTTGAAGGAAATGTTATCTGCCTTG ATCAACAACGGCAGTGGTTCCTGCGGCAGATGGAATTGGACACACGGTTCTTGCAGGACCTCAATGTGTTGGATTACAGCCTCCTGGTTGGCTTCCAGCTGCTGCACCCGGATGAGAAGAATCAAAACTGGTCTCTGGCGAACCTCATTGTTCGCACCAAAAG GTCTGTTAATGGGGCAGGAAGCCCTACGACTTCACATTCTGCGTCCGTTCCAGGTACTGTAGAAGAAGAGAACTCCACGGACAAAGAAGATGACGGGACTGAATTTAGTGGCACCCCAGAAATGACATCAGGGGGTCGTATTCCTCTTAAGAAGATTGGGCCCCAGGTCAGCACTGTGTCTGATATTTCTAATGTTATAGCACAGAATCGCAGATTGCTACCCAATTACAGAAACCCATTGCATGTGATGGATGGGCCAGAATTGAGGTACTTCATCGGTATCATAGACATCTTCACAGTTTATGGACTGAGAAAAAGGCTGGAACATGTGTGGAAGAGCATGCGCTATCGTGGGCAGGAATTCTCCACTGTTAGCCCCTCCAAGTACTCACGCAGGCTTTACAGTTGGGCAGAAACACATACAGTATGA